In Mycobacterium sp. Aquia_216, a genomic segment contains:
- a CDS encoding Pls/PosA family non-ribosomal peptide synthetase gives MSWTPGARWPSGSSSAAPPDAPPTTPRAVAGVAPGFEYFRGVTLPSGPPVPARVPAQYTLSPTAPSPRTLIDILYETAARYPDATAIDDGAVQLTYSELISDIEASVEWLAARGIGRGDRIGIRMPSGSYALYVAILSTLATGAAYVPVDADDPDERAELVFGEANVVGVITEAGLLRGGGSSRGWRATAPLARDDAWIIFTSGSTGTPKGVAVTHRSAAAFVDAEAQLFLQDNPIGPADRVLAGLSVAFDASCEEMWLAWRHGACLVPAPRSLVRSGMDLGPWLVTRDVTVVSTVPALAALWPSEALEAVRLLIFGGEACPPELVERLAVDGREVWNTYGPTEATVVACAARLGGTGPIPIGLPLPGWDLAVVDADCLPVAYGDVGELVIGGVGLARYLDKDKDAEKYAAMPSLGWSRAYRSGDLVRLERDGLYFCGRSDDQVKVGGRRIELGEVDSALVHLPGVSGGTAAVRHTAAGTPVLVGYLVSADPEFDLNEARARLAAQLPASLVPRLVRVEELPTRTSGKVDRDALPWPPPGGESDEAADLGGTIGWLAGLWRDLLGGFETGQVDTPEADFFALGGGSLAAAQLVAALRQQYPQVTVADLYDHPRLGSLGGFLDELEAPPRVAERTVRPTPWLARFAQTALAVPLATLSALPWLAWLALGNNVARALHVVPWTVAVNWWLIAVAIVAFVTPLGRMGIAVLCARLLLSKVRPGSYRRGGSVHLRIWFTERLAEASGAHNLAGAPWLVYYARALGADIGKGVDLHSLPPVTGLLTLGHRCAIEPEVDLCGHWVDGDAFHVGEITIGDDATIGARSTLLPGAIVGKNADVAPGAGVLDKIKNGQYWKGSPAVKSGRVNHPWPDERPPRRTRWVVMYGLTSVALGALPLIAVGAGLAVIGIAVRHTHRLSQAVVPALLWTPAATLAGLTVYALLTVLGVRAMSLGLREGYHPVRSRAGWQLWSTERLMDAARNYLFPLYASLLTPAWLRLLGAKVGAGTEISTALLMPKFTVIEDGAFLADDTMVASYELGGGWIYAAKTTVGRRAFLGNSGITQPGRRVPDDGLVAVLSAAPPKAKRGSSWLGSPPMRLRRRPAEADAATTYDPPRRLKAMRAVVETLRLLPVIMSVAIGLAVLGGLQALARIFGIWWAALASGPVLLAAGAIAGAITIIAKWLLVGRIRASEFPLWSSFVWRNEVADTFVETVAAPWFARAASGTPILNLWLRALGAHIGRGVWCESYWLPEADLVTLGDGATVNRGCVVQTHLFHDRIMRMDGVVLEPGATLGPHCVALPAARLGAGATVGPASLVVRGDEVPGSTRWQGNPIRPWTPRRKKAGKGASGRGIEDTEA, from the coding sequence ATGTCCTGGACGCCGGGCGCTCGCTGGCCGAGTGGCTCGAGCAGCGCCGCACCGCCTGACGCCCCGCCGACCACGCCGCGAGCGGTTGCGGGCGTGGCGCCGGGATTTGAGTATTTTCGTGGGGTGACTTTGCCTTCTGGGCCTCCTGTCCCAGCCCGAGTCCCAGCGCAGTACACGCTGTCGCCGACCGCACCGAGCCCGCGCACGCTGATCGACATCCTCTACGAGACCGCCGCGCGCTACCCGGACGCGACGGCCATCGACGACGGAGCGGTCCAGCTCACCTACAGCGAATTGATCAGCGACATCGAGGCCAGCGTGGAATGGCTGGCCGCCAGGGGCATCGGTCGCGGCGACCGGATCGGAATCCGGATGCCGTCGGGCAGCTACGCGCTGTACGTGGCGATCCTGTCGACGCTGGCCACCGGTGCGGCATACGTGCCCGTCGACGCCGACGATCCCGACGAGCGCGCCGAGTTGGTGTTCGGTGAGGCCAACGTCGTGGGCGTCATCACCGAGGCGGGTTTACTCCGGGGCGGCGGCTCCTCGCGGGGCTGGCGGGCCACGGCGCCGCTGGCCCGCGACGACGCCTGGATCATCTTCACCTCCGGTTCGACCGGCACGCCGAAAGGTGTCGCGGTGACCCACCGCAGCGCGGCCGCTTTCGTCGACGCCGAGGCGCAGCTGTTCTTGCAGGACAACCCGATTGGCCCCGCCGACAGAGTTCTCGCGGGACTGTCGGTGGCTTTCGATGCGTCGTGCGAGGAAATGTGGCTGGCCTGGCGGCACGGTGCCTGCCTGGTTCCCGCGCCGCGGTCGCTGGTGCGCAGCGGGATGGACCTCGGCCCCTGGTTGGTCACCCGCGACGTGACGGTGGTCTCGACGGTGCCCGCGCTGGCCGCGCTGTGGCCCAGCGAGGCTCTGGAAGCGGTGCGGCTGTTGATCTTTGGCGGTGAAGCCTGCCCGCCGGAACTGGTCGAGCGCCTCGCCGTTGACGGCCGGGAAGTGTGGAACACCTACGGCCCGACGGAGGCGACGGTGGTCGCGTGCGCGGCGAGACTCGGCGGCACCGGCCCGATCCCCATCGGGCTGCCGCTGCCCGGCTGGGACCTGGCCGTCGTCGACGCCGACTGCCTGCCGGTGGCCTACGGCGATGTTGGCGAACTGGTGATCGGCGGCGTCGGGCTGGCCCGCTATCTGGACAAGGACAAGGACGCCGAGAAGTACGCCGCGATGCCGTCGCTGGGCTGGTCGCGCGCCTACCGCAGCGGCGATCTGGTTCGCTTGGAACGCGACGGGCTGTATTTCTGCGGCCGCAGCGACGACCAGGTCAAGGTCGGTGGTCGGCGGATCGAGCTGGGCGAGGTCGACTCGGCGCTGGTGCACCTGCCGGGCGTCAGCGGCGGGACGGCCGCGGTTCGCCACACCGCCGCCGGCACCCCGGTGCTGGTCGGTTACCTGGTCAGCGCCGATCCGGAGTTCGACCTCAACGAGGCACGCGCCCGGCTCGCCGCGCAGCTGCCGGCCTCGCTGGTGCCGCGGCTGGTCCGGGTGGAGGAGCTCCCCACCCGGACGTCGGGCAAGGTCGACCGGGACGCGCTGCCCTGGCCGCCGCCGGGTGGCGAGTCGGACGAAGCGGCCGATCTGGGCGGCACGATCGGCTGGCTGGCGGGGTTGTGGCGGGACCTGCTCGGCGGCTTTGAAACCGGACAAGTCGACACCCCGGAGGCTGACTTTTTCGCGCTGGGCGGCGGTTCGCTGGCCGCGGCGCAACTTGTCGCCGCGCTGCGGCAGCAGTACCCGCAAGTCACTGTCGCCGACCTGTACGACCACCCTCGGCTGGGCTCGCTCGGCGGGTTCCTCGACGAACTCGAGGCGCCGCCGCGGGTCGCCGAGCGCACGGTCCGGCCGACGCCGTGGCTTGCCCGGTTCGCGCAGACCGCGCTCGCCGTGCCGCTGGCGACGCTGTCGGCGCTGCCCTGGTTGGCGTGGCTGGCGTTGGGCAACAACGTCGCCCGAGCCCTGCACGTCGTGCCGTGGACCGTGGCGGTGAACTGGTGGCTGATCGCGGTGGCGATCGTCGCGTTCGTCACGCCGCTGGGCCGGATGGGCATCGCGGTGCTGTGCGCGCGGCTGTTGCTGTCGAAGGTGCGGCCGGGCAGCTATCGCCGCGGCGGGTCGGTGCACCTGAGGATCTGGTTTACCGAACGGCTCGCCGAGGCCAGCGGTGCTCACAACCTGGCCGGGGCGCCGTGGCTGGTGTACTACGCCCGCGCCCTCGGCGCCGACATCGGCAAGGGTGTCGACCTGCATTCACTGCCGCCGGTCACCGGGTTGCTCACCCTTGGTCACCGCTGCGCGATCGAACCCGAAGTCGACCTGTGCGGTCACTGGGTCGACGGGGACGCGTTTCACGTCGGCGAGATCACGATCGGCGACGACGCGACGATCGGCGCCCGCAGCACGTTGCTGCCCGGCGCGATCGTCGGCAAGAATGCCGACGTGGCGCCGGGCGCGGGCGTGCTGGACAAGATCAAGAACGGCCAGTACTGGAAGGGCTCGCCGGCGGTGAAATCCGGCCGGGTCAACCATCCGTGGCCGGACGAACGGCCGCCACGCAGAACGCGGTGGGTCGTGATGTACGGGCTGACATCGGTCGCACTGGGGGCATTGCCGCTGATCGCGGTGGGCGCTGGTCTGGCCGTCATCGGGATTGCGGTCCGCCACACACACCGCCTGTCACAGGCCGTGGTCCCGGCACTGCTGTGGACACCGGCCGCGACGCTGGCCGGACTCACCGTCTACGCCCTGCTGACGGTGCTCGGGGTGCGGGCAATGTCGCTGGGGCTGCGCGAGGGCTATCACCCGGTGCGCAGCCGGGCCGGCTGGCAGCTGTGGTCCACGGAGCGGCTGATGGACGCCGCGCGCAACTACCTGTTCCCGTTGTATGCCAGCCTGCTGACGCCGGCGTGGCTGCGGTTGCTGGGCGCGAAAGTCGGTGCCGGCACCGAGATCTCGACGGCGTTGCTGATGCCGAAGTTCACCGTGATCGAGGACGGGGCGTTTTTGGCCGACGACACGATGGTCGCGTCGTACGAACTCGGCGGCGGCTGGATCTACGCGGCGAAGACGACCGTCGGCAGGCGGGCGTTCCTCGGCAACTCCGGTATCACTCAGCCGGGCCGACGGGTCCCTGATGACGGACTGGTGGCGGTGCTGTCCGCCGCGCCGCCGAAGGCCAAGCGCGGCTCATCCTGGCTGGGCAGCCCGCCGATGCGGCTGCGCCGGCGCCCCGCCGAAGCGGACGCGGCGACCACGTACGACCCGCCGCGACGGTTGAAGGCGATGCGTGCGGTGGTGGAAACGTTGCGGTTGCTGCCGGTGATCATGTCGGTCGCGATCGGGCTCGCCGTACTGGGCGGATTGCAGGCGCTGGCACGGATTTTCGGCATCTGGTGGGCCGCCTTGGCCAGTGGGCCGGTGCTCCTAGCGGCAGGCGCGATCGCCGGTGCGATCACGATCATCGCGAAATGGCTTCTGGTCGGCCGGATCAGGGCCAGCGAATTTCCGCTGTGGTCGTCGTTCGTGTGGCGCAATGAGGTGGCCGACACGTTCGTCGAAACCGTTGCCGCGCCATGGTTCGCCCGCGCGGCCAGCGGGACACCGATCTTGAATCTGTGGCTGCGCGCGCTGGGTGCCCACATCGGGCGCGGCGTGTGGTGTGAATCCTATTGGCTCCCTGAGGCGGACCTTGTGACCCTGGGTGATGGGGCCACCGTCAACCGCGGCTGCGTGGTGCAGACACACTTGTTCCACGACCGGATCATGCGGATGGACGGCGTAGTGTTGGAACCCGGTGCGACGCTGGGGCCGCATTGCGTTGCGCTGCCCGCCGCCCGGCTGGGCGCCGGTGCGACCGTAGGACCCGCATCCCTGGTGGTGCGCGGCGACGAGGTGCCAGGATCGACACGCTGGCAGGGTAATCCGATCCGGCCGTGGACTCCGCGCCGCAAGAAGGCGGGTAAGGGCGCATCCGGGCGTGGCATCGAGGACACCGAGGCGTGA
- a CDS encoding GntR family transcriptional regulator, with amino-acid sequence MASISGIDIAGTVRERAARELRDRILTGALPAGARVDLDAITEEFATSRTPVREALLELSFEGLVQVAPRSGVTVIGISPTDVMDSFTILGVLTGQAAAWAAQRLEPGELDMLRELAADVVARSGDDGIGEANWHFHQKIHRAAHSPRLLTQIKQAARVVPSNFLTLFPDHEKHSLDEHQELLDALGDKDVERSRRIAEHHVLDAGRSLAEWLEQRRTA; translated from the coding sequence ATGGCTTCGATTTCGGGGATCGACATCGCCGGCACGGTGCGCGAACGCGCCGCCCGCGAACTCCGGGACCGCATCCTGACCGGCGCCCTGCCTGCCGGCGCACGGGTCGACCTGGACGCCATCACCGAGGAGTTCGCGACCAGTCGGACCCCGGTCCGCGAGGCGCTGCTGGAGCTCTCCTTCGAGGGATTAGTCCAGGTCGCGCCGCGTAGCGGCGTCACCGTGATCGGGATCAGCCCCACCGATGTCATGGACAGCTTCACCATCCTCGGTGTCCTCACCGGCCAGGCCGCCGCCTGGGCGGCCCAACGCCTCGAGCCCGGAGAGCTCGACATGTTGCGCGAGCTCGCGGCGGATGTGGTGGCGCGTTCCGGTGACGACGGTATCGGCGAGGCCAACTGGCATTTTCACCAGAAGATCCACCGCGCCGCGCACTCCCCGCGGCTGTTGACGCAGATCAAGCAGGCCGCGCGAGTGGTGCCGAGCAACTTCCTCACCTTGTTCCCCGACCACGAGAAGCACTCCCTCGACGAGCACCAGGAGCTACTCGACGCGCTCGGGGACAAGGACGTCGAACGATCCCGCAGGATCGCCGAACACCATGTCCTGGACGCCGGGCGCTCGCTGGCCGAGTGGCTCGAGCAGCGCCGCACCGCCTGA
- a CDS encoding LLM class flavin-dependent oxidoreductase, which produces MPGRRQDKMALVAFMQAGNTSVYAGSWRHPATEHGYLDASYYAKIGRQLEEGCFDLMFFDDRLAMPGVYGGSVNDAVSYGARPVKLDLSVVLGALAQATSRIGLGATYSTTYHQPFHVARTFATLDHLSGGRAAWNVVTSVNDSEAQNFGVDAHLGHDERYDRADEFMDVVAGLWDTWEDGAILHDRAAGRYADPDKVHELGHVGQYFSARGPLTVPRTPQGRPVIIQAGSSGRGREFASRWAELIFTGDPGLDVARSHYADQKERIADAGRDPASVRICPMAYPVVGESEAHAKEREALFLNELVHPMASLTLLSELMNYDFAQHDLDDPVTDELIASASGIRGLVQNLRTHIGGDTVTVRDLAGHRATLLQGPRFVGTGEQVADQMADWFESGACDGFVLAATHLPGAFEDVVRMVVPELQRRGLFRTKYESSTLRGHLGLQRPSNTRVGAGANA; this is translated from the coding sequence ATGCCTGGTCGACGACAAGACAAGATGGCCCTCGTTGCTTTCATGCAGGCGGGCAATACCTCGGTGTACGCGGGCTCGTGGCGACACCCCGCGACCGAACACGGGTACCTCGACGCGTCCTACTACGCGAAGATCGGTCGTCAGCTCGAAGAAGGCTGCTTCGACCTGATGTTCTTCGACGATCGCCTGGCGATGCCGGGGGTGTACGGCGGATCGGTGAATGACGCGGTCTCCTACGGGGCCCGCCCGGTCAAGCTGGACCTCAGCGTCGTGCTCGGGGCGCTGGCTCAGGCCACGTCGCGGATCGGCCTGGGCGCGACCTACTCGACCACCTATCACCAGCCGTTCCACGTGGCCCGAACCTTCGCCACGCTGGACCACCTCTCCGGTGGGCGAGCCGCCTGGAACGTGGTCACCTCGGTCAACGACAGCGAGGCGCAGAACTTCGGCGTCGACGCGCACCTGGGCCACGACGAGCGCTATGACCGCGCCGACGAGTTCATGGACGTGGTCGCCGGGCTCTGGGACACCTGGGAGGACGGCGCGATCCTGCATGACCGGGCAGCCGGGCGCTACGCGGACCCGGACAAGGTGCACGAGTTGGGACACGTCGGGCAGTACTTCTCCGCGCGCGGGCCGCTGACCGTGCCCCGCACCCCACAGGGCAGGCCGGTCATCATCCAGGCCGGATCGTCGGGACGCGGCCGCGAATTCGCTTCGCGCTGGGCTGAATTGATCTTCACCGGCGATCCGGGCCTCGATGTCGCCCGCAGTCACTACGCCGACCAGAAAGAACGCATCGCCGATGCCGGGCGCGATCCTGCCTCGGTACGGATCTGCCCGATGGCCTACCCTGTGGTGGGCGAATCCGAGGCCCACGCCAAGGAACGCGAAGCTTTGTTCCTCAACGAACTGGTTCACCCCATGGCATCACTGACGTTGTTGTCGGAGTTGATGAATTACGACTTCGCGCAACACGATCTGGACGACCCGGTCACCGACGAGCTGATCGCGTCGGCCTCCGGAATTCGTGGGCTGGTTCAGAACCTGCGCACCCATATCGGCGGCGACACCGTGACCGTCCGTGATCTGGCCGGCCATCGCGCGACGCTGCTGCAGGGCCCCCGCTTCGTCGGCACCGGCGAGCAGGTTGCCGACCAGATGGCGGACTGGTTCGAAAGCGGAGCCTGCGACGGCTTCGTCCTGGCGGCAACGCATCTGCCCGGTGCATTCGAAGACGTTGTGCGGATGGTGGTTCCGGAGCTGCAACGACGCGGCTTGTTCCGCACCAAGTACGAGTCCTCGACACTTCGGGGACACCTTGGGCTGCAACGGCCCTCGAACACCCGGGTGGGCGCCGGTGCGAATGCTTGA
- a CDS encoding HpcH/HpaI aldolase/citrate lyase family protein, with protein sequence MTDLLRRSELAVPASNDNMFEKGARCGADLVFLDLEDAVPPAFKEESRVKAITALNDIDWGRTARAIRINGLDTQWCHDDVIDVVTKAGENLDTIIIPKARKARDVWWVDVLLTQLESKLGLSNKIRLEVLIEEVEGLANAEQIAVASPRLDAMIFGVGDFSLSQGARVDTNFVPVGEYPGEFWAYARNKVIVAARIAGIDAIDAPYPDYRDLSGYERDARRASLLGYTGKWAIHPDQVPVANGVYAPTADEIARAEANVAAYRDAEAKGRGAVGVNGVLVDVAHVKQAEQTLARAALINGSG encoded by the coding sequence GTGACTGATCTGCTCCGTCGTTCCGAACTCGCGGTGCCCGCGAGCAACGACAACATGTTCGAGAAGGGCGCCAGGTGCGGCGCGGACCTGGTGTTCCTCGACCTCGAGGACGCGGTGCCGCCGGCATTCAAGGAGGAATCGCGCGTCAAGGCGATTACCGCGCTCAACGACATCGATTGGGGGCGTACGGCACGGGCGATCCGGATCAATGGCCTGGACACTCAGTGGTGCCACGACGACGTCATCGACGTCGTCACCAAGGCCGGCGAGAACCTGGACACGATCATCATCCCAAAGGCCCGCAAGGCGCGTGATGTCTGGTGGGTGGACGTGCTGCTGACCCAGCTCGAATCGAAACTTGGTCTGAGCAACAAGATTCGGCTCGAGGTTCTCATCGAGGAGGTGGAAGGCCTTGCCAACGCGGAGCAGATCGCCGTGGCCAGCCCGCGGCTGGACGCGATGATCTTCGGGGTTGGCGATTTCTCACTGTCGCAGGGTGCGCGGGTGGACACCAACTTCGTCCCGGTCGGCGAATACCCCGGCGAATTCTGGGCTTACGCGCGGAACAAGGTGATTGTCGCGGCGCGCATCGCCGGTATCGACGCGATCGACGCCCCCTATCCCGACTACCGAGACCTTTCCGGCTATGAGCGCGACGCCCGGCGCGCATCGTTGCTGGGCTACACCGGCAAGTGGGCCATCCATCCCGACCAGGTGCCGGTCGCCAACGGCGTTTACGCGCCGACCGCGGATGAGATCGCCCGTGCCGAAGCCAATGTCGCCGCCTACCGGGACGCCGAAGCCAAGGGGCGGGGCGCGGTCGGAGTCAACGGGGTGCTGGTCGACGTCGCCCACGTGAAGCAGGCGGAGCAGACGCTAGCCCGCGCCGCGTTGATCAATGGCAGCGGCTAG
- a CDS encoding CaiB/BaiF CoA transferase family protein, whose amino-acid sequence MLDGVRVLDLATLAAAPLVATYLGEFGADVIKVEDPRRGDPIRGWGNQREDVGLMWKSLSRNKRAITLDLRCAEGQAMVRRLVEQADVVIFNTRPQTLRKWGLDYENLRAVNDRIVMLHITGYGLTGPKSERPGFGTLGEAMSGFAHITGPAGGPPTLPPFMLADGVASLNAAYAVMMALYHRDVHGAPGQLIDVNLIDPLARLLEQTLLGYDQLGVVPERAGNRWDISAPRNTYRTADGRWLAMSGSSPALALRVFRAIGRDDLLSDPDFSDPQRRLARAREVDTVVADWVATKSLSEAMETFEAHEVAAAPVYDIRDLVADEQLAHREVFISVEDEQLGSMTVQAPVPRFSSASGTVGHLGPRIGEHNTEVYGELLGLTPNDIDDLRARGVL is encoded by the coding sequence ATGCTTGACGGCGTGCGAGTGCTCGACCTCGCCACTTTGGCCGCCGCCCCACTGGTCGCGACCTACCTGGGTGAGTTCGGTGCCGACGTGATCAAGGTCGAAGACCCGCGACGCGGCGATCCGATCCGAGGTTGGGGTAATCAGCGCGAGGACGTCGGGCTGATGTGGAAGTCCTTGTCGCGCAACAAGCGGGCCATCACGCTGGATCTACGCTGTGCTGAAGGCCAGGCGATGGTGCGTCGTCTGGTCGAACAAGCCGACGTCGTCATCTTCAACACCCGGCCGCAGACGTTGCGTAAATGGGGCCTGGACTACGAGAACCTGCGCGCCGTCAACGACCGGATCGTGATGCTGCACATCACGGGGTACGGGTTGACCGGGCCGAAGAGCGAACGCCCCGGCTTCGGCACGCTCGGTGAGGCGATGAGCGGCTTCGCGCACATCACCGGCCCGGCCGGCGGCCCGCCCACGCTGCCGCCGTTCATGCTGGCCGACGGCGTGGCCTCGTTGAATGCCGCCTACGCGGTCATGATGGCGCTGTACCACCGCGACGTGCACGGTGCACCGGGGCAGCTGATCGATGTCAACCTCATCGATCCGCTGGCGCGATTGCTGGAACAGACACTGTTGGGTTACGACCAACTGGGCGTGGTGCCCGAGCGTGCCGGCAATCGTTGGGACATCTCGGCCCCGCGCAACACCTACCGCACTGCGGACGGGCGATGGCTGGCCATGTCCGGCAGCTCACCCGCCTTGGCGTTGCGCGTGTTTCGCGCAATCGGCCGAGACGACCTACTGTCCGATCCCGACTTCTCCGATCCGCAGCGGCGGCTGGCCCGGGCCCGTGAGGTCGACACCGTCGTCGCGGATTGGGTTGCCACCAAAAGCCTTTCGGAGGCAATGGAGACATTCGAAGCCCACGAGGTAGCCGCGGCCCCCGTCTATGACATCCGCGATCTGGTCGCCGACGAGCAGCTGGCGCATCGCGAGGTGTTCATCTCGGTCGAGGACGAACAGCTCGGGTCGATGACGGTGCAGGCCCCGGTTCCCCGCTTCTCGTCGGCGTCCGGAACGGTCGGCCACCTCGGACCCCGCATCGGTGAGCACAACACCGAAGTCTACGGCGAGCTACTTGGCTTGACTCCCAACGATATTGACGATCTACGCGCCCGTGGCGTGTTGTGA
- a CDS encoding type 1 glutamine amidotransferase domain-containing protein — translation MARILFVVTAASYWTLNDGTRHPTGYWAEEFAAPYDALSRAGHQIVVATPGGTVPYVDVMSLRPSMAGSLEIAEKLEGILRSAEELRRPIQLANARLDDYDAVYYPGGHGPMEDLWRDADSGRLLIAALASGKPLAIVCHAPAAILATRRDGTSPFAGYRVTAFTNDEEDGVGLRAKAPWTAEDELVKLGVDFVRGEMWKPFTVTDRNLLTGQNPASAGPLAEKVLEVLR, via the coding sequence ATGGCCAGGATCCTGTTCGTCGTTACTGCAGCCAGTTACTGGACGCTCAACGATGGCACGCGGCACCCGACCGGCTATTGGGCCGAAGAATTCGCGGCCCCCTACGACGCACTTAGCCGGGCCGGCCATCAAATCGTGGTCGCCACGCCCGGCGGCACCGTGCCGTACGTCGACGTGATGAGCCTGCGTCCGTCGATGGCCGGCAGCCTCGAGATCGCCGAGAAACTCGAAGGAATCCTGCGCTCGGCCGAAGAGCTGCGCCGCCCGATCCAACTCGCCAACGCTCGGCTGGACGATTACGACGCCGTGTATTACCCCGGCGGCCACGGCCCGATGGAAGACCTGTGGCGGGATGCCGATTCGGGACGGCTGCTGATCGCCGCCCTCGCGTCGGGCAAGCCGCTGGCCATCGTCTGCCACGCACCAGCTGCGATCCTGGCCACCCGCCGCGACGGGACCTCGCCCTTCGCGGGCTATCGGGTCACCGCCTTCACCAACGACGAAGAGGACGGGGTCGGTCTCCGTGCGAAGGCGCCTTGGACGGCCGAGGACGAACTGGTCAAATTGGGCGTCGACTTCGTTCGCGGCGAGATGTGGAAGCCGTTCACGGTGACGGACCGCAATCTCTTGACCGGGCAGAACCCCGCGTCGGCCGGGCCCCTCGCCGAGAAGGTACTCGAAGTGCTTCGTTAG
- a CDS encoding class I SAM-dependent methyltransferase, with product MSNWLRDFATDVDSARSLSGRARARRWQHLITCFPSLSEMRVLDLGGTPESWQLAPVSPRAVTTVNLMPAQSETPGVTAIQADACDLPSSVTNDRFDLVFSNSLLEHVGGHVGRQRLADNVHTLADRHWVQTPYRYFPIEPHWLFPGMQWLPYEARIQVSMHWNRGHIRTHTRAAAQEQVDEIDLIGISQMRTYFPSSVIWYERFAGLVKSLVAIQT from the coding sequence ATGTCAAACTGGCTGCGAGACTTCGCGACAGATGTCGATTCGGCACGGTCGCTGTCCGGACGGGCTCGCGCCCGACGCTGGCAGCACCTGATCACATGCTTCCCGTCGTTGTCGGAAATGAGAGTGTTGGATCTGGGCGGAACGCCAGAGTCGTGGCAGCTGGCGCCGGTGTCGCCCCGGGCCGTGACTACGGTGAACCTGATGCCCGCGCAATCCGAGACCCCGGGAGTGACCGCGATCCAAGCCGACGCGTGCGATCTGCCGAGTTCGGTGACGAATGATCGTTTCGACTTGGTGTTTTCCAATTCGCTGCTCGAACATGTCGGCGGTCACGTGGGACGACAACGGCTGGCGGACAACGTGCACACGCTGGCCGACCGCCATTGGGTGCAGACCCCGTATCGCTACTTCCCGATCGAACCGCACTGGCTCTTTCCCGGCATGCAATGGCTGCCGTACGAAGCGCGCATCCAGGTGTCGATGCATTGGAACCGCGGTCACATTCGAACGCACACCCGCGCGGCGGCGCAGGAGCAGGTCGACGAGATCGACTTGATTGGCATCTCCCAGATGCGTACTTACTTCCCGTCCTCGGTTATCTGGTACGAGCGGTTCGCCGGATTGGTCAAGTCGTTGGTGGCTATCCAAACGTGA